A stretch of the Saprospiraceae bacterium genome encodes the following:
- a CDS encoding aspartate aminotransferase family protein — protein MSRLHTFTGSTDSMYIRHQFLERIAQTSDISQQFEVSSANGCYLETKAGDKFLDLLSGFGVNNIGHGVTPVIEAIHKQSNAYLHTNVYGEHIQSPQIQFAELLISLLPGPLNACYFLNSGSECVDAAIKLGRLATGRSEIIVCSQAYHGSTLGAESLRSDAYHKMGFLPLIPAIRFIRFNEEADLEQITSQTALVITEVIQTEAGVKMANPDYWKKLRKTCDDQQCLLAVDEIQTGMGRTGTLFAFQAYEFIPDMLLCGKALGSGMPLSALICNQKLIQHFSKKIPLGYITTFGGHPVCCAAGLAGLNYLLQQNLLDSVNEKEQLFRHTLNLQAPNELRGIGLLLAFELGSTSKLMKAIQKLFERKILAESFLFCPTALRIAPPLVIEQNEINRVCDHIMEACNL, from the coding sequence TTGTCAAGGTTGCATACATTTACAGGGTCAACTGACAGTATGTATATACGCCACCAATTTTTAGAGCGCATTGCTCAAACCAGTGATATTTCACAACAGTTTGAGGTGTCTTCAGCAAACGGGTGTTATTTAGAAACCAAAGCAGGAGATAAGTTTCTGGATTTACTTTCTGGTTTTGGGGTCAATAATATTGGACATGGAGTTACTCCAGTTATTGAAGCCATTCATAAGCAATCAAATGCGTATTTGCATACCAATGTTTATGGAGAACATATTCAAAGTCCACAAATTCAATTTGCTGAGTTATTAATTTCTTTGTTGCCAGGGCCTTTAAACGCATGTTATTTTTTAAATTCAGGAAGTGAGTGCGTTGATGCAGCAATTAAGTTGGGACGATTGGCAACGGGACGATCTGAGATAATCGTTTGCAGCCAGGCATATCATGGAAGTACGCTTGGTGCAGAGTCGTTGCGTAGCGATGCATATCACAAAATGGGATTTTTGCCTCTAATTCCTGCTATTCGATTTATACGATTCAATGAAGAAGCAGATCTTGAGCAAATTACCAGTCAAACAGCACTTGTAATTACAGAAGTTATTCAAACAGAAGCCGGTGTCAAAATGGCAAATCCGGACTATTGGAAAAAGCTTCGAAAAACCTGTGATGATCAACAATGTTTACTGGCGGTAGATGAAATTCAAACCGGAATGGGTCGAACAGGAACACTTTTTGCATTTCAGGCATATGAATTTATTCCGGATATGTTGTTATGTGGAAAGGCATTGGGCTCAGGAATGCCACTTTCCGCTTTGATTTGCAATCAAAAGTTGATCCAGCATTTTTCTAAAAAAATACCTCTGGGATACATCACTACTTTTGGAGGACATCCGGTTTGTTGTGCAGCCGGATTGGCCGGATTAAACTATTTATTGCAACAGAATTTGCTGGATTCTGTCAATGAAAAAGAGCAACTTTTCAGGCATACATTAAATCTTCAAGCGCCTAATGAACTGCGCGGAATTGGCTTATTGCTTGCATTTGAACTCGGATCAACCAGCAAACTTATGAAGGCGATTCAAAAATTATTTGAGCGTAAAATACTTGCCGAAAGTTTTTTGTTTTGTCCGACTGCTTTGAGAATCGCACCTCCCCTGGTCATTGAGCAAAATGAAATTAATAGGGTGTGTGATCATATTATGGAAGCCTGCAACCTTTAG
- a CDS encoding DUF255 domain-containing protein: MLKTLKITFFFALIGLTQGFCQTEGTGLKGIDFFHGTFAEALEKAGKEDKLIFMDAFTTWCGPCRRMASTVFVDEAVGNYYNANFINVKMDMEKGEGPELGKRYSVRSYPTLLYINSEGKIVHNSSGARPAESFIELGQDAIKKFDKSGNWAKLYDEGKRDPATVLAYIKSLNQVGKPSLRIANEYLSSQKDLTTPENLEIILESATEADSRIFDYLVKYKEPISKLKSKTVYENKIWMACTKTIKKAMEYRNESLLNEAQEKAKNIPDRYDEFKSTTDMDYYGATGDADKFLVAAKLYSNKVAKNDAAKNKILSQLCLKNFKDNKKIMDFAEKSAKKALDLLEQQDHYINYGRILFYNNKKEEAISVVKKGLEVAKQKAEPTQMLEAMLRDWGVTI, encoded by the coding sequence ATGTTAAAAACACTTAAGATCACCTTCTTTTTTGCCTTGATTGGATTAACTCAGGGATTTTGTCAAACAGAAGGAACCGGTTTAAAGGGAATCGACTTTTTTCACGGGACCTTTGCTGAAGCCTTGGAAAAAGCAGGAAAAGAGGATAAGTTAATCTTTATGGATGCGTTTACAACCTGGTGTGGCCCCTGCCGCAGAATGGCTTCAACTGTCTTTGTAGATGAAGCGGTGGGTAATTATTACAATGCCAATTTTATCAATGTCAAAATGGACATGGAAAAAGGCGAGGGCCCGGAATTAGGCAAGCGCTATTCGGTTCGTTCCTATCCTACCTTGCTTTATATAAATTCTGAAGGAAAAATCGTACACAACAGCAGCGGTGCACGTCCAGCGGAATCGTTTATCGAATTAGGACAAGACGCCATTAAAAAATTTGATAAATCTGGAAATTGGGCCAAATTGTATGATGAAGGGAAACGAGATCCTGCTACCGTTCTGGCTTATATAAAATCACTGAATCAGGTTGGAAAGCCATCTTTGCGCATTGCCAATGAATATTTATCCAGTCAAAAAGATTTAACGACTCCGGAAAATCTCGAAATCATTTTAGAATCAGCCACCGAAGCAGATTCCAGGATTTTTGATTATCTGGTAAAATACAAAGAGCCTATTTCAAAATTAAAATCCAAAACTGTTTACGAAAATAAAATTTGGATGGCTTGTACCAAGACCATAAAAAAAGCCATGGAATATCGAAATGAAAGCTTACTGAATGAAGCACAGGAAAAAGCTAAAAACATACCGGATCGATACGACGAATTTAAAAGCACCACCGACATGGATTACTATGGTGCTACTGGTGATGCAGACAAATTTTTAGTTGCCGCAAAACTTTACAGCAATAAGGTTGCTAAAAACGATGCAGCGAAAAATAAAATACTTTCACAACTGTGTTTGAAAAATTTTAAAGACAATAAAAAGATCATGGATTTTGCTGAGAAATCTGCAAAAAAAGCTCTTGATCTGCTTGAACAACAAGACCACTATATTAATTACGGTCGCATCTTGTTTTACAATAACAAAAAAGAAGAGGCGATATCTGTTGTAAAGAAGGGTCTTGAAGTTGCCAAACAAAAAGCTGAACCTACTCAAATGCTAGAAGCCATGCTTCGTGATTGGGGTGTGACAATTTAA
- a CDS encoding aldehyde dehydrogenase family protein, whose amino-acid sequence MDLSFLQELQLREANPGSWCGSISYTPESYLISNSPVNGKQIGTAGISSASDYEAIMQQAQEAFLIWRFVPAPKRGELVKEIGDELAKHKTALGKLVSYEMGKSLQEGLGEVQEMIDICIFAAGLSRQLYGLTMHSERPLHRMYEQWHPLGVVGVISAFNFPVAVWSWNAALAWVCGNVVIWKASEKTPLCSIACQQIAQKVFDKHQLPNGISNIVNGDYTVGQWLSADPRIPLISATGSTRMGRAVGAEVAKRFGKSILELGGNNAIIVCPSADMNVVLTSVLFGAVGTSGQRCTTTRRLLIHESIYDVLKQKLINAYQQLRIGDPLDPTNHVGPLIDKDAVVNYLAALDQISKQGGSFLVAGGVLEGEAYSSGCYVKPCVAEINHEAAIVHHETFAPILYLIKFKTLEEAIAIQNEVPQGLSSSIMTKDLQEAEYFLSCSGSDCGIANVNIGTSGAEIGGAFGGEKETGGGRESGSDAWKAYMRRQTNTINYSTQVPLAQGIKFEI is encoded by the coding sequence ATGGATTTATCATTTCTTCAAGAACTCCAACTCCGCGAAGCAAATCCGGGAAGTTGGTGTGGAAGTATTTCATATACTCCGGAATCATATCTAATTTCCAATTCACCGGTCAACGGCAAACAAATTGGAACAGCTGGAATAAGCAGTGCTTCTGATTATGAAGCCATCATGCAACAAGCTCAGGAAGCATTTTTAATCTGGCGGTTCGTTCCTGCCCCAAAACGTGGAGAACTTGTTAAAGAAATCGGTGATGAATTGGCTAAGCATAAAACGGCATTGGGCAAACTGGTTTCTTATGAAATGGGTAAAAGTTTACAAGAAGGACTTGGAGAAGTTCAGGAAATGATAGATATCTGCATTTTTGCTGCAGGCTTATCTCGTCAACTATATGGTTTAACGATGCATTCAGAAAGGCCGCTGCACCGAATGTATGAACAATGGCATCCATTGGGAGTAGTTGGAGTTATATCAGCATTTAATTTTCCGGTTGCTGTTTGGTCCTGGAATGCTGCTTTAGCCTGGGTGTGCGGCAATGTAGTGATTTGGAAAGCTTCTGAAAAAACACCCTTATGCAGTATCGCTTGTCAGCAGATTGCACAAAAAGTTTTTGACAAACACCAGTTGCCAAATGGGATTTCAAACATTGTCAACGGAGATTATACCGTCGGACAATGGTTGAGTGCAGATCCACGCATTCCTTTGATATCCGCTACTGGTTCTACACGAATGGGAAGAGCGGTAGGTGCTGAAGTTGCCAAACGTTTTGGAAAATCTATTTTAGAATTGGGAGGCAATAATGCAATCATTGTTTGTCCAAGTGCAGATATGAATGTTGTATTAACGTCTGTGTTATTTGGAGCAGTGGGTACATCCGGACAGCGATGTACCACCACCCGAAGATTGCTAATTCATGAAAGCATTTATGATGTTTTAAAACAAAAACTTATAAATGCGTATCAACAACTTCGTATTGGCGATCCATTAGATCCAACCAATCATGTAGGTCCTTTGATTGACAAGGATGCAGTAGTTAATTATTTAGCAGCTTTAGATCAAATTAGCAAGCAAGGAGGTAGTTTTTTAGTAGCGGGTGGTGTGTTAGAAGGGGAAGCGTATTCAAGTGGTTGTTATGTCAAACCCTGTGTAGCAGAAATTAACCACGAAGCCGCTATAGTGCATCACGAGACCTTTGCGCCCATTTTATATTTGATCAAATTCAAAACACTCGAGGAGGCGATTGCAATTCAAAATGAAGTGCCTCAGGGATTATCATCTTCCATAATGACCAAAGATTTACAGGAAGCAGAATATTTTTTATCCTGTTCAGGTTCGGATTGTGGCATTGCAAACGTAAACATAGGTACCAGTGGTGCTGAAATCGGCGGCGCTTTTGGAGGAGAAAAAGAAACAGGCGGTGGCCGAGAAAGTGGTTCAGATGCCTGGAAAGCTTACATGAGAAGGCAAACCAACACCATCAATTATTCTACTCAGGTTCCTTTAGCTCAGGGAATTAAATTTGAGATTTAA
- a CDS encoding immune inhibitor A, which yields MRFWLVPVFIFSFFIISIHSQTHWQSARILLQDKSIKDLIKTGIAFDHGHLHPGQSFDGDFTLEELEIIQKAGFKIEISPEKELESRSGPTECNPLILSQPEYPLPSNYQYGSMNGYLTLDEIYESLEIMNDLFPNLITVKKAIGSYRTKNGNPIYYVKISDNPNQDENEPEVLYTALHHAREPISMTQMMYFMWTLLENYGKKAEITQLINNRELFFIPCVNPDGYSYNSLTNPNGGGYWRKNRNPNADGIGTDLNRNYETGWGFNDDGSSPLGSSDVYRGVRPFSEAETGAMRDFCENRPFSIAMNYHSFGDLLIIPWGYLDKPTADSTHYLAMAQDMTRYNNFRIGTSKQTLDYEVNGVADDWMYGEQVFKHKTFAFTPEVGGSFWPDRKDILPLNQSTQYMNFAAAWNAGECAKIQEQSAIAINRDTNYLNYTIQRTGILNAPIEIHLDADFAGVQFLDNDISINLKPGETHQISIPYLVNGNPIKGDSIQFTAVLTTGFYTESSVVKKAYVAGSYFHERFNTDQNWFGNTNTRWNLTEESYFTPPNSLTDSPLKPMDPNSQKLIQNTNAIDLTTAKVAYLRFNAHWEMADDVDYAQVRVSEDANHFIPLCGRYTKSGSQFQDLGEPVYCGKQSNWVSEWIDLKDYIGKEIYLQFYISTGINDQNLDGYYVDEIEVFTDLTTRNLNDVSEWHSQVFPIPAHDQIHVQWNHKENLNPDTKIELVSLAGKKQAIQYNLDKDLLEIKTNACVPGLYYLSIEQQNKKPEIYKVLIQ from the coding sequence CCCAGGTCAATCCTTTGATGGAGATTTTACCCTGGAGGAATTAGAGATCATCCAAAAAGCAGGTTTTAAAATTGAAATAAGTCCAGAAAAGGAACTGGAAAGCCGTTCGGGTCCAACAGAATGCAACCCTTTGATATTAAGTCAACCTGAATATCCATTACCGAGCAATTATCAATATGGTTCGATGAATGGTTATTTAACCCTGGACGAAATTTATGAGAGTCTGGAAATCATGAATGATTTGTTTCCAAACCTGATTACAGTTAAAAAAGCGATTGGTTCGTATCGAACTAAAAATGGCAATCCGATTTATTATGTCAAAATATCTGACAATCCGAATCAGGATGAAAATGAGCCAGAAGTATTATATACCGCCTTGCATCATGCCAGAGAACCCATAAGCATGACACAAATGATGTATTTTATGTGGACTTTGCTTGAAAATTATGGCAAGAAGGCAGAAATAACCCAATTAATCAATAACCGGGAGCTCTTTTTTATTCCCTGTGTCAATCCAGATGGCTACAGCTACAATAGCCTGACCAATCCAAATGGAGGAGGTTATTGGAGAAAAAACCGGAATCCAAATGCTGATGGAATAGGCACCGATTTAAACCGTAATTACGAAACAGGATGGGGATTTAATGATGACGGATCCAGTCCTTTGGGTAGTTCAGATGTTTATCGTGGAGTACGACCTTTTTCTGAAGCAGAAACAGGAGCAATGCGTGATTTTTGTGAAAACAGACCTTTTTCAATCGCTATGAATTATCATAGTTTTGGTGATTTATTGATTATTCCATGGGGTTATCTTGATAAGCCTACTGCAGATTCTACCCATTATTTAGCGATGGCGCAGGATATGACCCGGTATAACAATTTCAGGATTGGTACTTCCAAACAAACACTGGATTATGAAGTGAATGGAGTTGCTGACGATTGGATGTATGGCGAACAAGTATTCAAACACAAGACCTTTGCATTTACTCCGGAAGTGGGTGGAAGTTTCTGGCCTGATCGTAAAGACATTTTACCGCTCAATCAATCTACTCAATATATGAATTTTGCAGCTGCCTGGAATGCCGGGGAGTGTGCAAAAATTCAAGAGCAATCTGCAATAGCCATCAATCGGGATACTAATTATCTTAATTACACTATCCAACGCACCGGTATTTTAAATGCTCCCATTGAGATTCATCTCGATGCTGATTTTGCAGGAGTGCAATTTTTGGACAATGATATTTCAATAAACTTAAAACCAGGTGAAACACATCAAATTTCTATTCCTTATCTGGTAAATGGAAATCCAATAAAAGGAGATAGCATTCAATTTACTGCTGTTTTGACTACAGGATTTTATACAGAATCATCCGTGGTTAAAAAAGCGTATGTTGCAGGAAGCTATTTCCATGAACGGTTTAATACAGATCAGAATTGGTTTGGGAACACAAATACACGTTGGAATCTGACAGAGGAAAGTTATTTCACCCCACCAAACTCATTAACGGATTCACCATTAAAACCGATGGATCCCAATTCTCAAAAATTGATTCAAAATACCAATGCAATCGATTTAACAACAGCCAAAGTAGCTTATTTGAGATTTAATGCACACTGGGAAATGGCAGATGATGTGGATTATGCACAAGTACGCGTTTCAGAAGATGCCAATCATTTTATTCCTTTGTGTGGTCGGTATACTAAATCAGGCAGTCAGTTTCAAGATCTGGGTGAACCGGTTTATTGTGGCAAACAAAGCAACTGGGTTTCTGAATGGATCGATTTGAAAGATTATATAGGAAAAGAAATTTATCTCCAATTTTATATTTCCACCGGAATAAATGATCAAAACCTGGATGGTTATTATGTAGATGAAATCGAGGTATTCACAGATCTTACAACCCGTAACTTAAATGATGTCAGCGAATGGCATTCACAGGTTTTTCCAATACCGGCACATGATCAGATTCATGTTCAATGGAATCATAAAGAAAACTTAAACCCTGATACGAAAATCGAATTGGTTTCATTAGCAGGAAAAAAACAAGCTATCCAGTATAATTTAGACAAAGACTTATTGGAAATCAAAACAAATGCCTGTGTTCCTGGTTTGTATTACCTAAGCATTGAACAACAAAACAAGAAACCTGAAATTTACAAGGTTCTAATTCAGTAA